Proteins from one Streptomyces sp. NBC_00390 genomic window:
- a CDS encoding glycosyltransferase family 87 protein: MPSAEETSVYEDRAEARPTRHDKIAAAGSELIGGPAGRWALRGAHGWLTPVRVIALVAIGMFALGMVQKWPCYNWAWFRGTSSQYTHACYSDIPHLYVGRGFSDGSIPYFDRLPGDMEYLEYPVLTGLFMQLASWVNDLASWLGLVDHGIQQQQLYWMVNAGMLLICAAIVAVCVSRTHRHRPWDALLVALAPAFALTATINWDLLAVALTAAAMLMWSRGRVVAFGILIGLATAAKLYPGFLLVALVPLCWRAGKWRELITAWIAAGSAWLIVNLPVMLFAPEGWKKFYTFSEERTIDFGSIWLIITQRTGVQIEVPSVNMYASLLVIAAILVVCVLTLTAPRRPRFAQLAFLLVAAFILTNKVYSPQYVLWLIPLAALARPRWRDFLIWQACEVMYFLGIWMYLAFTTSPKHQGLPTEGYQVAIALHLLGTLYLCAVIVRDIYMPEKDDVRRDGTDDPAGGVLDGAPDVFVLGHAAHPPKHAAHAVEGTRVEWGAHLRSGPETRPRAAS, translated from the coding sequence ATGCCCAGCGCAGAAGAGACGAGCGTGTACGAGGACCGTGCCGAAGCGCGCCCCACGCGGCACGACAAGATCGCCGCGGCCGGTAGCGAGCTGATCGGCGGTCCGGCCGGCCGCTGGGCGCTGCGCGGCGCCCACGGCTGGCTCACGCCCGTACGGGTCATCGCTCTGGTGGCCATCGGCATGTTCGCGCTCGGCATGGTGCAGAAGTGGCCCTGCTACAACTGGGCCTGGTTCCGCGGAACCAGCTCGCAGTACACCCACGCCTGCTACTCCGACATCCCGCACCTGTACGTGGGGCGCGGCTTCTCGGACGGCAGCATTCCGTACTTCGACCGGCTGCCCGGCGACATGGAGTACCTCGAGTACCCGGTCCTGACCGGCCTGTTCATGCAGCTTGCCTCGTGGGTCAACGACCTCGCTTCCTGGCTCGGTCTCGTCGACCACGGCATTCAGCAGCAGCAGCTGTACTGGATGGTCAACGCCGGCATGCTGCTGATCTGCGCCGCGATCGTCGCCGTCTGTGTGTCACGCACCCACCGCCATCGCCCCTGGGACGCACTGCTCGTCGCCCTGGCACCGGCCTTCGCGCTCACCGCCACCATCAACTGGGACCTGCTGGCCGTGGCCCTCACCGCCGCGGCCATGCTGATGTGGTCCCGCGGCAGAGTGGTCGCGTTCGGCATCCTCATCGGGCTGGCCACCGCGGCCAAGCTCTATCCCGGATTCCTTCTGGTGGCACTGGTGCCGCTGTGCTGGCGCGCAGGAAAGTGGCGGGAACTCATCACCGCGTGGATCGCAGCCGGGAGTGCCTGGCTGATCGTCAACCTCCCGGTGATGCTGTTCGCGCCGGAGGGGTGGAAGAAGTTCTACACCTTCAGCGAGGAGCGGACGATCGACTTCGGCTCTATCTGGCTGATCATCACGCAGCGCACCGGCGTCCAGATCGAGGTCCCCTCGGTCAACATGTACGCCTCGCTCCTGGTGATCGCGGCCATCCTCGTCGTCTGCGTACTCACGCTGACCGCCCCGCGGCGGCCCCGCTTCGCCCAGCTGGCCTTCCTGCTCGTGGCGGCGTTCATCCTCACCAACAAGGTCTACTCGCCGCAGTACGTGCTGTGGCTGATTCCCCTCGCCGCGCTGGCGCGGCCCCGCTGGCGGGACTTCCTGATCTGGCAGGCCTGCGAGGTGATGTACTTCCTGGGTATCTGGATGTACCTCGCCTTCACCACCAGCCCGAAGCACCAGGGGCTGCCGACCGAGGGCTACCAGGTCGCCATTGCTCTGCATCTGCTCGGCACGCTGTACCTGTGCGCCGTGATCGTGCGCGACATCTACATGCCCGAGAAGGACGACGTACGCCGAGATGGCACGGACGACCCTGCGGGCGGGGTGCTGGACGGGGCTCCGGACGTGTTCGTCCTGGGGCACGCCGCCCATCCGCCGAAGCATGCGGCGCACGCTGTGGAGGGCACACGCGTCGAATGGGGGGCACATCTCCGCAGCGGCCCGGAGACCAGGCCCCGGGCGGCGTCCTAG
- a CDS encoding PadR family transcriptional regulator, whose amino-acid sequence MSRRSGILEFAVLGLLREAPMHGYELRKRLNTSLGIFRAFSYGTLYPCLKTLVSNGWLIEEPGSAPEDALAASLAGRRAKIVYRLTAEGKEHFEELLSQTGPDTWEDEHFAARFAFFGQTERDVRMRVLEGRRSRLEERLEKMRASLARTRERLDDYTLELQRHGMESVEREVRWLNELIESERAGRDQRRPSPESAAQQDNTSGETGGLPRHTGAASSGGTPPEGPTPPDPSEDTAK is encoded by the coding sequence ATGAGCAGGCGCTCCGGCATCCTCGAGTTCGCCGTGCTCGGTCTGCTCCGTGAAGCCCCCATGCACGGATATGAGCTGCGTAAACGGCTCAACACCTCGCTGGGGATCTTCCGGGCCTTCAGCTACGGGACCCTCTACCCATGCCTCAAGACGCTGGTCAGCAACGGCTGGTTGATCGAGGAACCGGGAAGTGCTCCGGAGGATGCCCTCGCCGCTTCACTTGCGGGGCGACGCGCCAAAATTGTCTACCGGTTGACGGCGGAAGGTAAGGAGCACTTCGAAGAGCTGCTCTCGCAGACCGGCCCCGACACCTGGGAGGACGAGCATTTCGCAGCCCGTTTCGCCTTCTTCGGGCAGACGGAGCGTGACGTGCGGATGCGCGTGCTCGAAGGCCGGCGCAGTCGGCTGGAGGAGCGCCTGGAGAAGATGCGCGCCTCTTTGGCCCGGACTCGCGAGCGCCTCGACGACTACACGCTTGAGCTGCAGCGACACGGCATGGAGTCCGTGGAGCGCGAAGTGCGCTGGCTGAACGAGCTCATCGAGAGCGAGCGGGCGGGGCGGGATCAGAGACGACCCTCCCCCGAGAGCGCCGCTCAGCAGGACAACACATCTGGAGAGACGGGCGGCCTGCCCCGGCACACGGGTGCCGCGTCTTCCGGAGGGACACCTCCGGAAGGCCCCACCCCGCCGGATCCGTCCGAGGACACCGCCAAGTGA
- the rpsR gene encoding 30S ribosomal protein S18: MAKPPVRKPKKKVCAFCKDKTVYVDYKDTNMLRKFISDRGKIRARRVTGNCTQHQRDVATAVKNSREMALLPYTSTAR, from the coding sequence ATGGCGAAGCCGCCTGTGCGCAAGCCTAAGAAGAAGGTCTGCGCGTTCTGCAAGGACAAGACCGTGTACGTGGACTACAAGGACACGAACATGCTGCGGAAGTTCATTTCCGACCGCGGCAAGATCCGTGCCCGCCGCGTTACCGGCAACTGCACGCAGCACCAGCGTGACGTCGCCACGGCCGTGAAGAACAGCCGTGAGATGGCGCTGCTGCCCTACACGTCCACCGCGCGATAA
- a CDS encoding single-stranded DNA-binding protein, producing MAGETVITVVGNLVDDPELRFTPSGAAVAKFRVASTPRTFDRQTNEWKDGESLFLTCSVWRQAAENVAESLQRGMRVVVQGRLKQRSYEDREGVKRTVYELDVEEVGPSLKNATAKVTKTTGRGGQGGYGGGGQQGGGNWGGSPGGGQQQGGGAPADDPWATSAPAGGGQQGGGSWGGSSGGSGGGYSDEPPF from the coding sequence ATGGCAGGCGAGACCGTCATCACGGTCGTCGGCAATCTCGTCGACGACCCCGAGCTGCGCTTCACCCCGTCCGGTGCGGCGGTCGCGAAGTTCCGCGTCGCGTCCACTCCCCGCACCTTCGACCGCCAGACCAATGAGTGGAAGGACGGCGAAAGCCTCTTCCTCACCTGCTCGGTCTGGCGTCAGGCGGCGGAGAACGTCGCCGAGTCGCTCCAGCGCGGCATGCGCGTCGTCGTGCAGGGCCGTCTGAAGCAGCGGTCGTACGAGGACCGCGAGGGCGTCAAGCGCACGGTCTACGAGCTGGACGTCGAGGAAGTCGGCCCCAGTCTCAAGAACGCCACGGCCAAGGTCACCAAGACCACCGGTCGCGGTGGCCAGGGCGGCTACGGCGGCGGCGGCCAGCAGGGCGGCGGTAACTGGGGCGGCAGCCCCGGTGGTGGCCAGCAGCAGGGCGGCGGCGCTCCCGCCGACGACCCCTGGGCCACCAGCGCGCCGGCCGGCGGCGGCCAGCAGGGTGGGGGCAGCTGGGGCGGAAGCTCCGGCGGTTCCGGCGGCGGCTACTCGGACGAGCCGCCCTTCTAA
- a CDS encoding transglycosylase domain-containing protein: protein MSEHRRKPPQPQGGGRAAARRAPQQPSGRRAAPSRGAASASPSSSYDDERPYGGRAEARRAAQRGGRRRMDEAAGAGHGGRAGGGRRGGGGGGHEGPGRGQGGRPGKKRLIDYPRHNKYGWRRWVPSWKLVTGLSLAFLGSLMTAATIAYAMVGVPKEGDFAKAQNNVYYWDDGSQMAATGGEVNRQIISIEQIPLEMQNAVISAENKTFKTDSGIDPMGIGRALFNMAKGEQTQGGSTITQQFVKNAVLENQDQSLSRKFKELFISIKAGAEMEKEDIMRGYLNTSYYGRGAYGIQAAARTYYNKDAKELDASECAVLASLLKGATYYDPAGAPEIDAAATREANTERAKKRWRWILDEMVKDGHLTAAERNKFQEFPTPNPPRKNAQLGGQVGYLVDLSKAYVVNNTDITPKDLAQGGYEIHTTFNKNKVRALEKAVKKVRDKNIKPKLRPKKDTHVQFGGASVEPGTGKIVAIYGGADATKHFTNNADTTGAQVGSTFKPFVLAAAMRDGVRDPDGSEEQALAERTIVDPDKSRYSGKNKLKIKNWDGSVWADEDGKEWLQRNDGDRSYGNIDLREAMIHSANSPFVQLGMDVGIPQVRQAAVDAGLLEGSLAKGNVPSFSIGTSSPSAIRMAGAYATFAANGEQYSPYSVSKVEKGNVPVYQHEEDGKQAFSKAVATNVTDVLRDVVEDPEGTGNNAAIPGRQVAGKTGTTDGNKSAWFVGYTPQLSTAIDMYRLDDNEKSEKPREFLEMFGTGGQAKIHGSSFPSEIWQTYMSDALENAKVLEFDEPEPIDGEAVWGGGAVSPSPTPSDTPSETPSETPSETPSETPSISPGPTESCNPWEDWTCTDGGTSTGTDQGGVNGGPTVSPSTSPTDGGGRNGGGNGNGGNGGEFIGGTDGSG, encoded by the coding sequence ATGAGCGAGCACCGTCGCAAACCGCCGCAGCCCCAGGGTGGCGGACGCGCCGCGGCCCGGCGCGCCCCACAGCAGCCTTCCGGGCGGCGCGCAGCCCCGTCCAGGGGCGCCGCGTCAGCCTCCCCTTCCTCGTCCTATGACGACGAGCGCCCCTACGGCGGCCGGGCCGAAGCCCGGCGTGCCGCCCAGCGCGGCGGTCGCCGGCGCATGGACGAAGCCGCCGGTGCCGGTCACGGAGGCCGGGCGGGAGGCGGTCGACGCGGTGGCGGCGGAGGGGGCCACGAAGGTCCCGGCCGTGGTCAGGGCGGCCGCCCCGGCAAGAAGCGGCTGATCGACTACCCGCGGCACAACAAGTACGGATGGCGCCGCTGGGTGCCCTCGTGGAAGTTGGTCACCGGGCTCAGCCTGGCCTTCCTGGGATCCCTGATGACGGCCGCCACGATCGCCTATGCCATGGTCGGCGTCCCGAAGGAGGGCGACTTCGCCAAGGCGCAGAACAACGTCTACTACTGGGACGACGGCTCACAGATGGCTGCGACCGGTGGTGAGGTGAACCGCCAGATCATCTCCATCGAACAGATCCCACTGGAGATGCAGAACGCAGTCATCTCGGCGGAGAACAAGACGTTCAAGACCGACTCCGGCATCGACCCCATGGGAATCGGCCGTGCCCTGTTCAACATGGCCAAGGGTGAGCAGACCCAGGGTGGTTCCACCATCACCCAGCAGTTCGTCAAGAACGCGGTTCTCGAGAACCAGGACCAGAGTCTGAGCCGTAAGTTCAAGGAACTGTTCATCTCCATCAAGGCCGGCGCGGAGATGGAAAAAGAAGACATCATGCGTGGCTACCTCAATACCTCGTACTACGGCCGTGGCGCGTACGGCATCCAGGCGGCTGCCCGCACGTACTACAACAAGGACGCGAAGGAGCTCGACGCGAGTGAGTGCGCCGTCCTCGCCTCGCTGCTCAAGGGCGCGACCTACTACGACCCGGCGGGCGCCCCGGAGATCGACGCGGCGGCGACCCGGGAGGCCAACACCGAACGGGCCAAGAAGCGCTGGCGCTGGATCCTCGACGAGATGGTCAAGGACGGGCACCTGACGGCTGCGGAGCGGAACAAGTTCCAAGAGTTCCCGACGCCCAATCCGCCGCGTAAGAACGCTCAGCTGGGCGGCCAGGTCGGATACCTCGTGGACCTCTCCAAGGCCTATGTCGTCAACAACACCGACATCACCCCGAAAGACCTCGCCCAGGGCGGCTACGAGATCCACACGACCTTCAACAAGAACAAGGTCCGTGCGCTCGAGAAGGCCGTGAAAAAGGTCCGGGACAAGAACATCAAGCCCAAGCTGCGTCCGAAGAAGGACACCCACGTCCAGTTCGGCGGGGCGTCGGTCGAGCCGGGGACCGGGAAGATCGTGGCGATCTACGGCGGCGCGGACGCGACGAAGCACTTCACCAACAACGCCGACACGACCGGTGCCCAGGTCGGTTCGACGTTCAAGCCGTTCGTCCTCGCAGCGGCGATGCGCGACGGCGTTCGCGACCCCGATGGCAGTGAAGAGCAGGCCCTCGCAGAGCGCACCATCGTCGACCCGGACAAGAGCCGCTACAGCGGCAAGAACAAGCTCAAGATCAAGAACTGGGACGGTTCCGTCTGGGCCGACGAGGACGGCAAGGAGTGGCTCCAGCGCAACGACGGCGACAGGTCGTACGGCAACATCGATCTGCGTGAAGCCATGATCCACTCCGCCAACTCGCCCTTTGTCCAGCTGGGCATGGACGTCGGCATTCCGCAGGTCAGGCAGGCAGCCGTGGACGCGGGCCTGCTCGAGGGCAGCCTGGCCAAGGGGAACGTCCCGTCGTTCTCGATCGGCACCTCCTCCCCCAGTGCCATCCGCATGGCCGGCGCATATGCGACCTTCGCGGCCAATGGCGAGCAGTACTCCCCGTATTCGGTCAGCAAGGTCGAAAAGGGCAACGTGCCGGTCTACCAGCACGAGGAGGACGGCAAGCAGGCCTTCTCCAAGGCGGTCGCGACCAATGTGACCGACGTCCTACGGGATGTGGTCGAGGATCCCGAGGGCACGGGTAACAACGCCGCCATTCCCGGTCGCCAGGTCGCCGGCAAGACCGGTACCACCGACGGCAACAAGTCGGCGTGGTTCGTGGGCTACACGCCGCAGCTGTCGACCGCCATCGACATGTACCGGCTCGACGACAACGAGAAGAGCGAGAAGCCGCGCGAGTTCCTTGAGATGTTCGGCACGGGTGGACAGGCCAAGATCCACGGTTCGTCGTTCCCGTCCGAGATCTGGCAGACCTACATGTCGGATGCGCTCGAGAACGCGAAGGTGCTGGAGTTCGACGAGCCCGAGCCCATCGACGGCGAGGCCGTCTGGGGCGGCGGCGCGGTCAGCCCGTCGCCGACACCGAGCGATACGCCGTCCGAGACCCCGTCCGAGACGCCGTCCGAGACGCCGTCCGAGACGCCGTCGATCTCCCCCGGCCCGACCGAGTCGTGCAACCCGTGGGAGGACTGGACCTGCACCGACGGCGGCACCAGCACCGGCACGGATCAGGGTGGTGTGAACGGCGGCCCGACCGTCAGCCCGTCCACCTCGCCGACGGACGGCGGAGGCAGGAACGGCGGAGGGAACGGCAACGGAGGGAACGGCGGCGAGTTCATCGGCGGCACGGACGGTAGCGGTTAG
- a CDS encoding MFS transporter, whose product MPVVRDLRVLLRLTDFRRLLTVRLLSQAADGVYQVALATYVVFSPEKETSAAAIASAMAVLLLPYSVIGPFAGVLLDRWQRRQVFLYGNLLRALLACCTALLILASVPDWLLYVSALSVTGVNRFVLAGLSAALPRVVDPERLVVANSLSPTAGTLAATAGGGLAFVVRLVAADSDAAVMLVGAALYLCAALASLRMGKSLLGPDPELVQPRLGAAIASTARGLVSGLRHLTERLPAAHALIAMTLLRFCYGALTVMVLMLCRYSWSGTESKGLALLGLAVAVSGAGFFAAAVVSPWAIERLGRFGWMLTCAASAAVLVPALGLPFAPTPMLVAAFVLGLVTQGSKIATDTVVQTSVDDAFRGRIFSLYDVLFNVAFVGAAAIAALMLPPDGQSVPLVVVVALIYAAIATALARWR is encoded by the coding sequence ATGCCTGTCGTACGTGATCTGCGCGTACTCCTGCGCCTGACCGACTTCCGTCGGCTGCTGACAGTCCGGCTGCTGTCCCAGGCGGCCGACGGTGTCTATCAGGTGGCGCTCGCCACGTACGTGGTCTTCTCTCCGGAGAAGGAGACGTCGGCGGCCGCGATCGCCTCCGCCATGGCCGTGCTGCTCCTGCCGTACTCGGTGATCGGCCCCTTCGCCGGCGTTCTGCTCGACCGCTGGCAACGCCGCCAGGTATTCCTTTACGGCAACTTGCTGCGGGCCCTGCTCGCGTGCTGCACGGCGCTCCTGATCCTCGCCTCCGTACCCGACTGGCTCCTCTATGTCTCCGCGCTGTCCGTCACCGGGGTCAACCGCTTCGTACTGGCCGGTCTCTCTGCGGCCCTGCCACGAGTGGTCGACCCCGAACGACTGGTCGTGGCCAACTCCCTCTCCCCGACAGCCGGGACGCTCGCCGCGACCGCAGGCGGCGGGCTCGCCTTTGTGGTGCGCCTTGTGGCTGCGGACTCCGATGCGGCGGTCATGCTGGTCGGCGCCGCGCTCTATCTCTGTGCCGCACTTGCCTCACTGCGCATGGGAAAGAGCCTGCTCGGACCCGACCCGGAGCTCGTTCAGCCCCGGCTCGGAGCTGCCATCGCCTCCACAGCGCGTGGCCTGGTGAGCGGCCTTCGGCATCTGACAGAGCGCCTGCCCGCGGCTCATGCGCTGATCGCGATGACACTGCTGCGTTTCTGCTACGGCGCGCTGACCGTGATGGTTCTCATGCTCTGCCGCTACTCCTGGTCCGGCACCGAGTCGAAGGGTCTGGCCCTGCTCGGTCTCGCCGTTGCCGTCTCGGGTGCAGGCTTCTTCGCAGCGGCTGTGGTGTCCCCATGGGCGATCGAGCGGCTCGGCCGGTTCGGCTGGATGCTCACCTGTGCGGCATCCGCGGCGGTTCTCGTACCGGCACTGGGGCTGCCCTTCGCCCCGACGCCCATGCTGGTCGCGGCGTTCGTGCTGGGACTCGTCACTCAGGGCTCCAAGATCGCCACAGACACCGTGGTGCAGACGTCCGTGGACGACGCCTTCCGAGGGCGGATCTTCTCCCTCTACGACGTTCTGTTCAATGTCGCCTTCGTGGGCGCAGCGGCCATTGCCGCTCTGATGCTGCCGCCAGACGGGCAGTCGGTCCCCCTGGTTGTCGTGGTCGCGCTGATCTATGCGGCAATCGCTACCGCTCTCGCACGTTGGCGCTGA
- the rpsF gene encoding 30S ribosomal protein S6: MRHYEVMVILDPDLEERAVSPLIENFLSVVREGNGKVEKVDTWGRRRLAYEIKKKPEGIYSVIDLQAEPAVVKELDRQMNLNESVLRTKVLRPETH; encoded by the coding sequence ATGCGTCACTACGAGGTGATGGTCATCCTCGACCCCGATCTCGAGGAGCGCGCTGTCTCCCCGCTGATCGAGAACTTCCTCTCCGTCGTCCGTGAGGGCAACGGAAAGGTGGAGAAGGTCGACACCTGGGGCCGTCGTCGTCTCGCTTACGAGATCAAGAAGAAGCCCGAGGGCATCTACTCGGTCATCGACCTGCAGGCCGAGCCTGCGGTCGTCAAGGAGCTCGACCGCCAGATGAACCTGAACGAGTCGGTCCTCCGGACCAAGGTCCTCCGTCCCGAGACCCACTGA
- a CDS encoding alanine racemase: MALSLYVDTARWRAHQKSVIDQFPGLVPVCKGNGYGFGHERLADEAARFGADMLAVGTTYEAARIKDWFSGDLLVLTPFRRGEEPVPLPDRVVRSVSSVDGVHALVGARVVIECMSSMKRHGIVEQELGQLHAAIEDVRLEGFALHLPLDRTDGSDAVEEVIGWMDRLRAARLPLHTMFVSHLQAEEQARLQQQFPQTRFRARIGTRLWLGDHESTEYRGSVLDVTPVAKGDRFGYRQQKAASDGWLVVVAGGTSHGVGLEAPKAMHGVMPRAKGVARAGLATVNRNLSPFVWAGKQRWFAEPPHMQVSILFVPADAQEPKVGDELVAHLRHTTTQFDRLVDR; the protein is encoded by the coding sequence ATGGCGCTCTCCCTCTACGTAGACACCGCACGCTGGCGGGCGCACCAGAAGTCGGTGATCGACCAGTTCCCCGGGCTCGTACCGGTGTGCAAGGGCAATGGCTACGGCTTCGGTCATGAACGGCTCGCGGACGAAGCCGCACGCTTCGGCGCCGACATGCTGGCTGTGGGCACCACCTACGAGGCGGCACGGATCAAGGACTGGTTCAGCGGCGATCTGCTGGTCCTGACCCCGTTCAGACGCGGCGAGGAGCCGGTGCCGCTGCCGGACCGGGTGGTCCGTTCGGTCTCGTCCGTGGACGGTGTGCACGCCCTGGTGGGGGCGCGGGTCGTCATCGAGTGCATGAGCTCGATGAAGCGGCACGGCATCGTCGAGCAGGAGCTCGGCCAGCTGCACGCGGCCATCGAGGACGTACGGCTGGAGGGCTTCGCGCTGCACCTGCCACTGGACCGCACGGACGGTTCGGACGCGGTCGAGGAGGTCATCGGCTGGATGGACCGGCTGCGGGCGGCCCGGCTCCCCCTGCACACGATGTTCGTCAGCCATCTGCAGGCCGAGGAACAGGCGCGGCTTCAGCAGCAGTTCCCGCAGACCCGCTTCCGGGCCCGCATCGGTACCCGGCTGTGGCTGGGTGACCACGAGTCCACCGAGTACCGCGGCTCGGTGCTCGACGTCACGCCGGTCGCCAAGGGTGACCGTTTCGGTTACCGCCAGCAGAAGGCGGCATCCGACGGGTGGCTCGTGGTCGTGGCCGGCGGTACGTCGCACGGCGTCGGCCTCGAGGCGCCGAAGGCGATGCACGGTGTGATGCCGCGTGCCAAGGGTGTCGCGCGCGCGGGTCTGGCGACGGTGAACCGCAATCTGTCGCCGTTCGTGTGGGCGGGCAAGCAGCGCTGGTTCGCCGAACCGCCGCACATGCAGGTATCGATCCTGTTCGTACCTGCCGATGCGCAGGAGCCGAAGGTCGGTGACGAGCTGGTGGCTCACCTGCGGCATACGACGACGCAGTTCGACCGTCTCGTCGACCGCTAG
- a CDS encoding lipid II:glycine glycyltransferase FemX: protein MSLTLRTISREQHLAYIQSLPSASHCQVPAWADVKTEWRSENLGWFDKNNELVGAGLVLYRQLPKIKRYLAYLPEGPVINWYAPNLDDWLQPMLAHLKNQGAFSVKMGPPVVIRRWDAPAIKSGIQDPDVKRLRDVEASHIEPRAFEVADRLRKMGWQQGEDGGAGFGDVQPRYVYQVPLANRSLDDVLKGFNQLWRRNIKKAEKAGVEVVQGGYDDLAEWQRLYEITAVRDRFRPRPLSYFQRMWTVLNNEDPNRMRLYFARHNGVNLSAATMLVVGGHVWYSYGASDNIGREVRPSNAMQWRMLRDAYAMGATVYDLRGISDSLDETDHLFGLIQFKVGTGGEAVEYVGEWDFPLNKLLHKALDIYMSRR, encoded by the coding sequence ATGAGCCTGACCCTGAGGACCATCAGCCGTGAGCAGCATCTGGCCTATATCCAGAGCCTGCCCTCGGCGAGTCACTGCCAGGTTCCGGCATGGGCCGATGTGAAGACCGAGTGGCGCTCGGAAAATCTGGGCTGGTTCGACAAGAACAACGAACTGGTGGGTGCGGGCCTGGTCCTGTACCGCCAGCTGCCCAAGATCAAGCGGTACCTCGCCTACCTGCCCGAGGGCCCGGTCATCAACTGGTACGCCCCCAACCTGGACGACTGGCTCCAGCCGATGCTCGCGCATCTGAAGAACCAGGGCGCCTTCTCCGTGAAGATGGGCCCGCCGGTGGTCATCCGGCGCTGGGACGCTCCGGCCATCAAGTCCGGAATCCAGGACCCCGACGTCAAGCGTCTGCGCGACGTGGAGGCCTCCCACATCGAGCCCCGTGCGTTCGAAGTGGCCGACCGGCTGCGGAAGATGGGTTGGCAGCAGGGTGAGGACGGCGGTGCCGGCTTCGGTGATGTGCAGCCCCGCTACGTCTACCAGGTACCGCTGGCGAACCGCTCGCTCGACGATGTCCTCAAGGGCTTCAACCAGCTGTGGCGGCGCAACATCAAGAAGGCCGAGAAGGCAGGTGTCGAGGTCGTCCAGGGCGGCTACGACGACCTTGCCGAGTGGCAGCGCCTGTACGAGATCACGGCCGTGCGCGACCGCTTCCGGCCCCGCCCGCTCTCGTACTTCCAGCGCATGTGGACGGTGCTGAACAACGAGGACCCGAACCGCATGCGCCTGTACTTCGCTCGGCACAACGGCGTGAATCTGTCGGCGGCGACGATGCTGGTGGTCGGCGGGCACGTCTGGTACTCGTACGGTGCCTCGGACAACATCGGGCGTGAGGTCCGGCCCTCGAACGCGATGCAGTGGCGGATGCTGCGCGACGCGTACGCCATGGGGGCCACGGTCTACGACCTGCGCGGTATCAGCGACTCGCTCGACGAGACGGACCACCTGTTCGGTCTGATCCAGTTCAAGGTGGGCACGGGCGGCGAGGCCGTCGAGTACGTGGGCGAGTGGGACTTCCCGCTCAACAAGCTGCTCCACAAGGCGCTCGACATCTACATGTCGCGTCGCTGA
- a CDS encoding inositol-3-phosphate synthase, with protein sequence MGSVRVAIVGVGNCAASLVQGVEYYKDADPAGKVPGLMHVQFGDYHVGDVEFVAAFDVDAKKVGLDLADAIGASENNTIKICDVPNTGVTVQRGHTLDGLGKYYRQTIEESTETPVDIVQTLKDKQVDVLVCYLPVGSEDAAKFYAQCAIDAKVAFVNALPVFIAGTKEWADKFTEAGVPIVGDDIKSQVGATITHRVMAKLFEDRGVRLERTMQLNVGGNMDFKNMLERDRLESKKISKTQAVTSQIPDRELGEKNVHIGPSDYVAWLDDRKWAYVRLEGRAFGDVPLNLEYKLEVWDSPNSAGVIIDALRAAKIAKDRGIGGPILSASSYFMKSPPVQYFDDEAFANVEKFIKGEVER encoded by the coding sequence ATGGGTTCGGTTCGCGTAGCCATCGTCGGCGTGGGCAACTGCGCCGCCTCGCTGGTGCAGGGCGTCGAGTACTACAAGGACGCCGACCCGGCCGGCAAGGTGCCGGGTCTGATGCACGTGCAGTTCGGCGATTACCACGTCGGTGACGTGGAGTTCGTGGCCGCCTTCGACGTGGACGCCAAGAAGGTCGGCCTCGACCTGGCGGACGCCATCGGCGCCAGCGAGAACAACACCATCAAGATCTGCGACGTGCCGAACACCGGCGTCACCGTGCAGCGCGGCCACACCCTCGACGGCCTGGGCAAGTACTACCGCCAGACCATCGAGGAGTCCACCGAGACGCCGGTCGACATCGTCCAGACCCTCAAGGACAAGCAGGTCGACGTCCTGGTCTGCTACCTGCCCGTCGGTTCCGAGGACGCTGCGAAGTTCTACGCGCAGTGCGCCATCGACGCCAAGGTCGCGTTCGTCAACGCTCTCCCGGTCTTCATCGCCGGCACCAAGGAGTGGGCGGACAAGTTCACCGAGGCCGGTGTCCCGATCGTCGGCGACGACATCAAGTCGCAGGTCGGCGCCACCATCACGCACCGCGTGATGGCGAAGCTGTTCGAGGACCGCGGTGTCCGTCTTGAGCGCACCATGCAGCTCAACGTCGGCGGCAACATGGACTTCAAGAACATGCTGGAGCGCGACCGCCTCGAGTCCAAGAAGATCTCGAAGACGCAGGCCGTCACCTCGCAGATCCCCGACCGTGAGCTGGGCGAGAAGAACGTCCACATCGGTCCGTCGGACTACGTGGCCTGGCTGGACGACCGCAAGTGGGCGTATGTGCGCCTCGAGGGCCGTGCCTTCGGTGACGTCCCGCTGAACCTGGAGTACAAGCTCGAGGTCTGGGACTCCCCGAACTCCGCCGGTGTCATCATCGACGCCCTGCGTGCCGCGAAGATCGCCAAGGACCGGGGTATCGGTGGCCCGATCCTCTCCGCGTCCTCGTACTTCATGAAGTCCCCGCCGGTTCAGTACTTCGACGACGAGGCTTTCGCCAACGTCGAGAAGTTCATCAAGGGCGAGGTCGAGCGCTAA